One genomic region from Frateuria soli encodes:
- a CDS encoding CTP synthase, giving the protein MTPLIFVTGGVVSSLGKGIAAASLASILEARGLSVTMMKLDPYINVDPGTMSPFQHGEVYVTDDGAETDLDLGHYERFVHTRLTGKNSITTGKIYESVIRKERRGDYLGATVQVIPHITDEIKHCVHEATRGFDVALVEIGGTVGDIESLPFLEAIRQLRIEHGPEKCLFMHLTLVPYIKAAGEIKTKPTQHSVKELRSIGIQPDILLCRCEEALPESERRKIALFTNVPENAVISAVDVDVIYKTPLWLHGQGLDDIVVKRLGLDAKPADLSSWRRTVEAVEHPKDEVTIAIVGKYVEHKDAYKSLGEALRHGGIKQQTRVNLDWIDSEQVEAEGAQKVLGKADAILVPGGFGKRGFEGKVLSARYARENGVPYFGICYGMHAAVVDFARNVAGLKDADSSENDRNTANPVIALITEWTTATGETEQRSEHSDLGGTMRLGSQEARLKAGTLARQMYGQEVVRERHRHRYEFNNRYRQDFEDLGLVVSGKSMDDLLVEIVELPQQKHPWFLACQAHPEFTSTPRDGHPLFIGFVEAAREYKAMREGEKLAGAQARA; this is encoded by the coding sequence ATGACCCCCCTGATTTTCGTCACCGGCGGTGTGGTGTCCTCGCTTGGCAAGGGCATCGCGGCGGCGTCGCTCGCGTCCATCCTCGAGGCGCGCGGGCTTTCGGTCACCATGATGAAGCTCGATCCGTATATCAATGTGGATCCGGGCACCATGAGCCCCTTCCAGCACGGCGAGGTCTACGTGACCGACGACGGCGCCGAGACCGACCTGGACCTGGGCCACTACGAGCGCTTCGTCCATACCCGGCTGACCGGAAAGAACTCGATCACCACCGGCAAGATCTACGAGTCGGTGATCCGCAAGGAGCGCCGCGGCGACTACCTGGGCGCGACCGTGCAGGTGATCCCCCACATCACCGACGAGATCAAGCATTGCGTGCACGAGGCCACCCGCGGCTTCGACGTGGCGCTGGTGGAGATCGGCGGCACCGTGGGCGACATCGAGTCGCTGCCGTTCCTGGAGGCGATCCGCCAGTTGCGCATCGAGCACGGGCCGGAGAAATGCCTGTTCATGCATCTCACCCTCGTGCCGTACATCAAGGCCGCCGGCGAGATCAAGACCAAGCCCACCCAGCACTCGGTGAAGGAACTGCGCTCGATCGGCATCCAGCCGGACATCCTGCTGTGCCGCTGCGAGGAAGCGCTGCCGGAGAGCGAGCGGCGCAAGATCGCGCTGTTCACCAACGTGCCGGAAAACGCGGTCATCAGCGCGGTGGACGTGGACGTGATCTACAAGACTCCGCTGTGGCTGCACGGCCAGGGCCTGGACGACATCGTGGTCAAGCGCCTTGGGCTGGACGCCAAGCCGGCGGACCTGTCCAGCTGGCGCCGTACCGTCGAGGCGGTCGAGCATCCGAAGGACGAGGTCACCATCGCGATCGTGGGCAAGTACGTCGAGCACAAGGACGCCTACAAGTCGCTCGGCGAGGCGCTGCGCCACGGCGGCATCAAGCAGCAGACCCGCGTCAACCTGGACTGGATCGATTCCGAACAGGTCGAGGCCGAGGGCGCGCAGAAGGTGCTCGGCAAGGCCGACGCGATCCTGGTGCCGGGCGGCTTCGGCAAGCGCGGCTTCGAGGGCAAGGTGCTTTCGGCCAGGTACGCCCGCGAGAACGGCGTGCCTTATTTCGGCATCTGCTACGGCATGCACGCGGCGGTGGTGGACTTCGCCCGCAACGTGGCGGGTCTGAAGGACGCCGATTCCAGCGAGAATGACCGCAACACCGCCAACCCGGTGATCGCGCTGATCACCGAGTGGACCACGGCCACCGGCGAGACCGAGCAGCGCAGCGAGCACTCGGACCTGGGCGGCACCATGCGCCTGGGCTCGCAGGAGGCGCGCCTGAAGGCCGGCACGCTGGCGCGGCAGATGTACGGCCAGGAGGTGGTGCGCGAGCGCCATCGCCACCGCTACGAGTTCAACAACCGCTACCGCCAGGACTTCGAGGATCTGGGCCTGGTGGTGTCCGGCAAGTCGATGGACGACCTGCTGGTCGAGATCGTCGAGCTGCCGCAGCAGAAACATCCGTGGTTCCTGGCCTGCCAGGCACATCCGGAGTTCACCTCCACGCCGCGCGACGGGCACCCGCTGTTCATCGGCTTCGTCGAGGCGGCGCGCGAGTACAAGGCGATGCGCGAAGGGGAGAAGCTGGCCGGCGCGCAGGCGAGGGCCTGA
- the kdsA gene encoding 3-deoxy-8-phosphooctulonate synthase, whose protein sequence is MKLCGFEVGLDQPLFLIAGPCVVESEQLQVDVAGRLKEITGRLGVNFIFKSSFDKANRSSGQSFRGPGLEEGLRVLAEVKRQIGVPLLTDVHEYTPMNEVAAVVDVLQTPAFLCRQTDFIQNVARAGKPVNIKKGQFLAPWDMKHVVAKAKAVGNDDIMVCERGASFGYNNLVSDMRSLSVMRETGCPVVFDATHSVQLPGGQGASSGGQREFVPVLARAAVAVGVAGLFAETHPDPGKALSDGPNAWPLDRMEALLETLMELDAVTKRHGFLEQAL, encoded by the coding sequence ATGAAGCTTTGCGGTTTCGAAGTCGGCCTCGACCAACCCCTGTTCCTGATTGCCGGCCCCTGCGTGGTCGAATCCGAACAGTTGCAGGTGGATGTCGCCGGCAGGCTGAAGGAGATCACCGGCCGGCTCGGCGTGAACTTCATCTTCAAGTCCAGCTTCGACAAGGCCAACCGCTCCTCCGGCCAGAGCTTCCGCGGCCCGGGCCTGGAAGAAGGCCTGCGCGTGCTGGCCGAGGTCAAGCGCCAGATCGGCGTGCCCTTGCTTACCGACGTGCACGAGTACACGCCGATGAACGAGGTCGCGGCGGTGGTCGACGTGCTGCAGACGCCAGCGTTCCTGTGCCGGCAGACCGACTTCATCCAGAACGTGGCCCGCGCCGGCAAGCCGGTGAACATCAAGAAGGGCCAGTTCCTGGCGCCCTGGGACATGAAGCACGTGGTCGCCAAGGCCAAGGCCGTGGGCAACGACGACATCATGGTGTGCGAGCGCGGCGCGAGTTTCGGTTACAACAACCTGGTTTCGGACATGCGCTCGCTGAGCGTGATGCGCGAGACCGGATGCCCGGTGGTGTTCGATGCGACGCACTCGGTACAGCTGCCTGGCGGGCAGGGCGCGAGTTCCGGTGGCCAGCGCGAATTCGTGCCGGTGCTGGCGCGCGCGGCGGTGGCGGTCGGCGTGGCCGGCCTGTTCGCCGAGACGCATCCGGACCCGGGCAAGGCGCTCTCCGACGGCCCCAACGCATGGCCGCTGGACAGGATGGAAGCGCTGCTCGAAACACTGATGGAGCTGGACGCCGTGACCAAGCGCCACGGCTTCCTGGAACAAGCGCTATAA
- the eno gene encoding phosphopyruvate hydratase — protein sequence MTTTITRIHAREILDSRGNPTLEAEVTLAGGAFGRAAVPSGASTGSREAVELRDGDKARYGGKGVTRAVANVNGVIADALKGFDAADQKGLDAKLIALDGTPNKGKLGANALLGVSMAAAHAVAASRGEPLWKYLSHGKPGSLPVPMMNIVNGGAHADNNVDVQEFMILPVGVPNFAEALRAGAEIFHALKSVLKGKGLNTAVGDEGGFAPDLRSNIEALDTILEAVGKAGYKVGSEILLGLDVASSEFFKSGKYELEGEGKAYAPEEFVDLLAAWARQYPIVTIEDGMAEGDWDGWKLLTDRVGKEVQLVGDDLFVTNPSIFREGIEKHIANAILIKVNQIGTLSETLEAIAMADAAKYAAVVSHRSGETEDTTISDIAVATTATQIKTGSLCRTDRVAKYNQLLRIEEQLGSAARYAGRDAFPNLARLPG from the coding sequence ATGACCACGACGATCACCCGCATCCACGCCCGTGAAATCCTCGACTCGCGCGGCAACCCCACGCTGGAAGCCGAAGTCACCCTGGCCGGCGGCGCGTTTGGCCGGGCCGCGGTGCCCAGCGGCGCCTCGACCGGTTCGCGCGAGGCGGTCGAACTGCGGGACGGCGACAAGGCGCGCTACGGCGGCAAGGGGGTGACCAGGGCGGTCGCCAACGTCAACGGTGTGATCGCGGACGCGCTGAAGGGTTTCGATGCCGCCGACCAGAAGGGGCTGGATGCGAAGCTGATCGCGCTGGATGGCACTCCGAACAAGGGCAAGCTCGGCGCCAATGCGCTGCTGGGCGTGTCCATGGCGGCGGCGCACGCGGTGGCCGCCTCCCGCGGCGAACCGTTGTGGAAGTACCTCTCGCACGGCAAGCCGGGCAGCCTGCCGGTGCCGATGATGAACATCGTCAACGGTGGTGCGCACGCCGACAACAACGTCGACGTGCAGGAGTTCATGATCCTGCCGGTCGGCGTGCCGAATTTCGCCGAGGCGCTGCGTGCGGGTGCCGAGATCTTCCACGCGCTCAAGAGCGTGTTGAAGGGCAAGGGCCTCAACACCGCCGTTGGCGACGAGGGCGGCTTCGCGCCGGACCTCCGCTCCAACATCGAGGCGCTGGACACCATTCTGGAGGCAGTCGGCAAGGCCGGCTACAAGGTCGGCAGCGAGATCCTGCTGGGCCTGGACGTGGCCAGTTCCGAGTTCTTCAAGAGCGGCAAGTACGAGCTGGAAGGCGAGGGCAAGGCCTATGCCCCGGAGGAGTTCGTGGACCTGCTGGCCGCCTGGGCCAGGCAGTACCCGATCGTCACCATCGAGGACGGCATGGCCGAGGGCGACTGGGACGGCTGGAAGCTGCTCACCGACAGGGTCGGCAAGGAAGTGCAGCTGGTGGGCGACGACCTGTTCGTCACCAACCCGTCGATCTTCCGCGAGGGCATCGAGAAGCACATCGCCAACGCCATCCTGATCAAGGTCAACCAGATCGGCACGCTGTCCGAGACGCTGGAAGCGATCGCGATGGCCGATGCGGCGAAGTATGCCGCCGTGGTTTCCCATCGCTCGGGCGAAACCGAGGACACGACCATCTCCGATATCGCCGTGGCGACGACCGCGACCCAGATCAAGACCGGCTCGCTTTGCCGCACCGATCGGGTGGCCAAGTACAACCAGCTGTTGCGCATCGAGGAGCAACTGGGCAGTGCCGCCCGTTACGCCGGTCGCGACGCGTTCCCCAACCTTGCCCGCTTGCCGGGCTGA
- the ftsB gene encoding cell division protein FtsB produces the protein MLRWVALILFVILIGLQLKLWTGSGGMHEVRALRTSVQKQKGENDKLLQRNQALAADVSDLKHGEQAVEARARAELGLIKPGETFYQVVERPAGSASAPAASDGGGQ, from the coding sequence ATGCTGCGCTGGGTCGCCCTGATCCTCTTCGTGATCCTGATCGGTCTGCAGCTCAAGCTGTGGACCGGCAGCGGCGGCATGCATGAAGTGCGGGCGCTGCGCACGTCGGTGCAGAAGCAGAAGGGCGAGAACGACAAGCTGCTCCAGCGCAACCAGGCGCTGGCGGCCGACGTCAGCGACCTCAAGCACGGCGAGCAGGCGGTCGAAGCGCGCGCCCGTGCGGAGCTGGGCCTGATCAAGCCCGGCGAGACCTTCTACCAGGTGGTCGAGCGACCGGCCGGCAGCGCCAGTGCGCCGGCGGCCAGCGACGGCGGCGGGCAGTGA
- the ispD gene encoding 2-C-methyl-D-erythritol 4-phosphate cytidylyltransferase, which produces MTPLWCVIPAAGRGTRVGGDCPKQYLPLAGRALILHTLERLAGHPRIAGLMVALAADDERWPGLDHLAGKPVLTTTGGGERADSVLAGLRALPGGVGEGEFVLVHDAARPCVRAADIERLVEVASVGEGGLLGAPLRDTLKRADERGCSILTEPREQRWRAFTPQMFRRGQLVAAIEAAVRDGVIVSDEAMAMERAGHAPRLVEGAEDNIKVTTAADFALAEFLLTRTT; this is translated from the coding sequence ATGACCCCGCTGTGGTGCGTGATACCGGCCGCCGGACGCGGCACGCGGGTCGGCGGCGACTGCCCCAAGCAGTACCTGCCGCTGGCCGGGCGTGCATTGATCCTGCATACGCTGGAAAGGCTGGCCGGGCATCCGCGCATCGCCGGTCTGATGGTGGCGCTGGCGGCCGATGACGAGCGCTGGCCGGGTCTCGACCACCTGGCTGGCAAGCCCGTTCTCACCACGACCGGAGGCGGCGAGCGTGCCGACTCGGTACTGGCCGGCCTGCGCGCGCTGCCGGGCGGGGTCGGCGAGGGCGAGTTCGTGCTGGTGCATGACGCGGCGCGCCCCTGCGTTCGCGCCGCCGACATCGAACGCCTGGTCGAAGTGGCCTCCGTGGGCGAGGGCGGCCTGCTCGGTGCGCCGCTGAGGGACACCCTCAAGCGCGCCGACGAGCGCGGATGCAGCATCCTCACCGAGCCGCGCGAGCAGCGCTGGCGCGCCTTCACGCCACAGATGTTCCGACGTGGGCAGCTTGTGGCAGCGATCGAGGCGGCAGTCCGCGACGGCGTGATCGTGAGCGACGAGGCCATGGCGATGGAACGCGCAGGCCACGCACCGCGGCTGGTGGAGGGCGCGGAAGACAACATCAAGGTAACCACGGCCGCGGATTTCGCGCTGGCCGAGTTCCTGCTGACGAGGACGACGTGA
- the ispF gene encoding 2-C-methyl-D-erythritol 2,4-cyclodiphosphate synthase translates to MRIGQGFDVHAFGEGDFVVLGGVRVPHHRGVVAHSNGDVVIHALCDAIFGALAVGDIGTHFPPSDARWRGADSRQFLRHAGLLMSQHGYALGNADVTVICEGPKVGPHTGAMRANLAEDLACEVARISIKATTTERLGFTGRGEGIAAQACVLLERA, encoded by the coding sequence ATGCGCATAGGCCAGGGATTCGACGTACACGCATTCGGCGAGGGCGACTTCGTCGTACTCGGCGGCGTGCGCGTGCCCCACCACCGCGGCGTGGTCGCGCATTCCAACGGCGATGTGGTCATCCACGCATTGTGCGACGCCATCTTCGGCGCGCTTGCGGTCGGCGACATCGGCACGCACTTTCCGCCGTCGGACGCGCGCTGGCGCGGTGCCGACAGCCGGCAGTTCCTGCGCCATGCCGGGCTCCTGATGTCGCAGCACGGCTACGCGCTTGGCAATGCGGACGTCACGGTGATCTGCGAAGGGCCCAAGGTCGGGCCGCATACCGGGGCGATGCGCGCGAACCTGGCCGAAGACCTTGCCTGCGAGGTCGCCCGGATCAGCATCAAGGCCACCACTACCGAAAGGCTTGGCTTCACCGGCCGGGGCGAGGGCATCGCGGCGCAGGCCTGCGTGCTGCTGGAGCGCGCGTGA
- the mgtE gene encoding magnesium transporter, which translates to MSEAETRGANRLPEQLEAITALLARLAETPTPDDQAQLQQLLDELHPADIAFVLEALPLDERLAVWQRVKADRDGEILLEVSDAVRESLIADMDQREILAAVEPLDADELADLVEDLPTEVLPELMASLDAQQRERVQSALSWDEDQIGSLMDFEMVTIREDVSLETVLRYLRRFEELPAQTDKLFVINQDNLLTGVLPLHWLLVNPPEKMVSEVMAPDVNTFHPADDAYEVAQAFERYDLVTAPVVDDGGRLIGRITVDAMVDVIREESESEALNRAGLREEEDIFASVWASLRNRWSWLAINLVTAFIASRVIGLFEGAIEKLVALAALMPIVAGIGGNSGNQTITMIVRALALNQITPDSARRLWRKELAVSLFNGLIWGGVIGIVAWLLYENIALGLVMTAAMTLNLLLAAFAGVGIPMLMMKFGRDPALGSSVLITAMTDSGGFFIFLGLASLFLM; encoded by the coding sequence GTGAGCGAGGCCGAGACCCGCGGTGCAAACCGGCTGCCGGAGCAGCTGGAAGCCATTACGGCACTGCTGGCGCGGCTGGCCGAGACGCCCACGCCCGACGACCAGGCACAGTTGCAGCAACTGCTCGACGAACTGCATCCGGCCGACATCGCGTTCGTGCTGGAGGCGCTCCCGCTGGACGAGCGCCTGGCCGTCTGGCAGCGGGTGAAGGCCGACCGCGACGGCGAAATCCTGCTGGAAGTGTCCGACGCGGTGCGCGAATCGCTGATCGCGGACATGGACCAGCGCGAGATCCTCGCCGCGGTCGAGCCCCTGGACGCCGACGAACTGGCCGACCTCGTCGAGGATCTGCCGACCGAGGTTCTGCCCGAGCTGATGGCCAGCCTCGACGCGCAGCAGCGCGAGCGGGTGCAGTCGGCGCTGTCATGGGATGAGGACCAGATCGGCTCGCTGATGGACTTCGAGATGGTCACGATCCGCGAGGACGTGAGCCTGGAGACCGTGCTGCGCTACCTGCGCCGGTTCGAGGAGCTGCCCGCGCAGACCGACAAGCTGTTCGTGATCAACCAGGACAACCTGCTCACCGGCGTGCTGCCGCTGCACTGGCTGCTGGTCAATCCGCCCGAGAAGATGGTCAGCGAAGTGATGGCGCCGGACGTCAACACCTTCCACCCGGCCGACGATGCCTACGAGGTGGCGCAGGCGTTCGAGCGCTACGACCTGGTGACCGCCCCGGTGGTCGACGATGGCGGGCGGCTGATCGGCCGCATCACGGTCGACGCGATGGTCGACGTGATCCGCGAAGAGAGCGAGAGCGAGGCGCTCAATCGCGCCGGCCTGCGCGAGGAGGAGGACATCTTCGCCTCGGTGTGGGCATCCTTGCGCAACCGCTGGTCATGGCTGGCGATCAACCTGGTGACCGCTTTCATCGCCTCGCGCGTGATCGGCCTGTTCGAGGGCGCGATCGAGAAGCTGGTGGCGCTGGCTGCGTTGATGCCGATCGTGGCCGGCATCGGCGGCAACTCCGGCAACCAGACCATCACCATGATCGTGCGTGCGTTGGCGCTCAACCAGATCACGCCCGACAGCGCGCGGCGGCTGTGGCGCAAGGAGCTTGCCGTATCGCTGTTCAACGGCCTGATCTGGGGCGGCGTGATCGGCATCGTGGCCTGGCTGCTGTACGAGAACATCGCGCTCGGCCTGGTGATGACCGCGGCGATGACACTCAACCTGCTGCTGGCTGCCTTCGCAGGAGTGGGCATACCCATGCTGATGATGAAGTTCGGCCGCGATCCTGCGCTCGGATCGAGCGTATTGATCACGGCGATGACCGACAGCGGCGGGTTCTTCATCTTCCTGGGCCTCGCCTCGCTTTTCCTCATGTAG
- the truD gene encoding tRNA pseudouridine(13) synthase TruD, producing MHELPYAHGTPPLTARLRTTPEDFIVEEILGYDAEGSGEHALLWVEKRGANTDWVARELARFAGVPPVAVGYAGLKDRHAVTRQAFTVQLAGKPDPDWSAFPHAEVKVLAATRHNRKLKRGALRGNRFLLVLREVQGDRAEAERVLAAIAARGVPNYFGEQRFGREGGNVAQARAMFAGRRVDRDKRSFLLSAARSHIFNGVLAARVEQGAWDSPLEGEIWSLAGSRSWFGPEAFGAILAERLAKGDIHPSGPLWGQGEPPTTAAAGALEREVAARDIDLAEGLAAARMDQERRPLRLLPRQPTWRWLGEDSLELAFELPAGAYATVVVRELAQA from the coding sequence GTGCACGAACTCCCTTACGCCCACGGCACCCCGCCGCTCACCGCGCGCCTGCGCACCACGCCGGAGGACTTCATCGTCGAGGAAATCCTCGGCTACGACGCCGAGGGCTCGGGCGAGCATGCGCTGCTGTGGGTGGAGAAGCGTGGCGCCAACACCGACTGGGTGGCGCGCGAGCTGGCCCGGTTCGCCGGCGTGCCGCCGGTGGCCGTGGGGTACGCGGGCCTGAAGGACCGCCACGCGGTGACCCGGCAGGCCTTCACCGTCCAGCTGGCGGGCAAGCCGGACCCGGACTGGTCGGCCTTCCCTCATGCGGAGGTGAAGGTGCTTGCCGCCACCCGGCACAACCGCAAGCTCAAGCGCGGCGCCCTGCGCGGCAACCGCTTCCTGCTGGTGCTGCGCGAGGTGCAGGGCGATCGCGCAGAGGCCGAGCGGGTATTGGCGGCCATTGCCGCGCGCGGTGTCCCCAACTACTTCGGCGAACAGCGGTTCGGCCGCGAGGGCGGCAACGTGGCGCAGGCACGTGCCATGTTCGCCGGACGCCGGGTCGATCGCGACAAGCGCAGCTTCCTGCTGTCGGCCGCCCGCTCGCACATCTTCAATGGCGTGCTCGCCGCGCGGGTCGAGCAGGGTGCTTGGGATTCTCCGCTCGAGGGCGAGATCTGGTCGCTCGCCGGATCGCGCTCATGGTTCGGGCCGGAGGCGTTCGGTGCCATCCTCGCCGAGCGCCTGGCGAAGGGAGACATCCACCCCTCCGGTCCGCTCTGGGGGCAGGGCGAGCCGCCGACGACCGCCGCGGCCGGCGCACTGGAGCGCGAGGTCGCTGCGCGCGACATCGATCTGGCCGAGGGCCTGGCAGCGGCCCGCATGGACCAGGAGCGCCGCCCCTTGCGTTTGCTGCCGCGCCAGCCCACCTGGCGCTGGCTGGGCGAGGACTCCCTGGAGCTGGCTTTCGAATTGCCCGCCGGTGCCTACGCGACGGTGGTGGTGCGCGAACTGGCGCAAGCCTGA
- a CDS encoding Smr/MutS family protein, translating into MKKRRSPTEPDEDDIRLFRDAIGPVREIRADTRPPPAPRPEPRAHMLEADEAAVPGELLEFAFDPALMEIGEELSYLRDGYPPRLLRQLKRGQFSIQDELDLHHMNAAAAQASIASFLAEARQHGLRCVRIVHGKGLRSKAAGPVLKVLTDRLLRRRDDVIAFASAKPAQGGTGAVVVLLRNA; encoded by the coding sequence ATGAAGAAGCGCCGCAGCCCCACCGAGCCTGACGAAGACGACATCCGACTGTTCCGTGATGCGATCGGCCCGGTGCGCGAGATCCGCGCCGACACCCGACCGCCGCCCGCACCACGACCGGAACCACGCGCACACATGCTCGAAGCGGACGAAGCGGCCGTGCCTGGCGAACTTCTCGAGTTCGCCTTCGACCCCGCGCTGATGGAGATCGGCGAGGAACTGAGTTACCTGCGCGACGGCTACCCGCCCCGCCTGCTGCGCCAGCTCAAGCGTGGCCAGTTCAGCATCCAGGACGAACTGGACCTGCACCACATGAACGCCGCCGCCGCCCAGGCCAGCATCGCCAGCTTCCTGGCCGAAGCGCGCCAGCACGGCCTGCGCTGCGTGCGCATCGTGCACGGCAAGGGCCTGCGCTCCAAGGCCGCCGGCCCGGTTCTGAAGGTGCTCACCGACCGCCTGCTGCGCCGGCGTGACGACGTGATCGCCTTCGCCTCGGCCAAGCCCGCCCAGGGCGGCACCGGCGCCGTCGTCGTCCTGCTCAGAAACGCCTGA
- the surE gene encoding 5'/3'-nucleotidase SurE, giving the protein MRVLVSNDDGVDAPGIRVLADSLAAVGQVTVVAPDRDRSGASNSLTLDAPIRALKMDDGRYRVAGTPTDCVHLALAGLLDHEPDIVVSGINNSANLGDDVIYSGTVSAAMEGRFLGLPAIAVSLASRDHKGEHYDSAAQAVLILMRRLLVDPLPADTILNVNVPDRPWHEIQGFEVTRLGKRHRSAPCIAQTDPRGKPIWWIGPSGGAEDDGPGTDFDAVRRGYVSVTPILVDLTRYQALEKISGWMQAMTDAMDERAA; this is encoded by the coding sequence ATGCGAGTCCTGGTAAGCAACGACGACGGAGTGGACGCCCCCGGCATCCGCGTATTGGCCGACTCTCTGGCGGCGGTAGGCCAGGTCACGGTGGTGGCGCCTGATCGCGACCGTTCGGGCGCCAGCAATTCGCTCACCCTGGATGCACCGATCCGCGCGCTGAAGATGGATGACGGACGCTACCGCGTGGCCGGCACGCCGACCGATTGCGTGCACCTGGCGCTGGCCGGGCTGCTCGATCACGAGCCGGACATCGTGGTGTCGGGTATCAACAACTCGGCCAACCTCGGCGACGACGTGATCTATTCGGGCACGGTGTCGGCGGCGATGGAGGGGCGCTTCCTCGGACTGCCGGCGATCGCGGTGTCGCTGGCCAGCCGCGACCACAAGGGCGAACACTACGACTCCGCCGCGCAGGCCGTATTGATCCTGATGCGCCGACTGCTGGTCGATCCGCTGCCAGCCGACACGATCCTCAACGTCAACGTACCGGACCGCCCCTGGCACGAGATCCAGGGCTTCGAGGTCACCCGGCTGGGCAAGCGGCACCGCTCGGCGCCGTGCATCGCCCAGACCGATCCTCGTGGCAAGCCGATCTGGTGGATCGGACCATCCGGCGGCGCCGAGGACGATGGCCCCGGCACCGACTTCGACGCGGTGCGCCGCGGCTACGTCTCGGTCACGCCGATCCTCGTCGACCTCACCCGCTACCAGGCGCTGGAGAAGATCAGCGGCTGGATGCAGGCGATGACCGACGCGATGGACGAGAGGGCGGCCTGA
- a CDS encoding protein-L-isoaspartate(D-aspartate) O-methyltransferase, with translation MNIHPLPPSAFKGEGMTSQRARDRLAATLKESGIRDPRVVEVIRNTPRHHFIDQALHSRAYENTALPIGHGQTISQPWVVARMTEALLEHFNGGVPQKVLEIGTGSGYQAVVLSALVGQVFTVERIEELLRQARRRFRQLGLDNVRSRHDDGKLGWPDQAPFDAIILTAAGDAIPSQVLEQLSPDGVLVAPVGSPSSQMLLRIRGNGQGDFVQEELGPVSFVPLLGGIG, from the coding sequence ATGAACATCCATCCGCTGCCGCCGTCGGCGTTCAAGGGCGAGGGGATGACCTCGCAGCGCGCGCGCGACCGGCTGGCTGCGACGCTCAAGGAGAGCGGCATCCGCGACCCGCGCGTGGTCGAGGTGATCCGCAACACGCCGCGCCACCACTTCATCGATCAGGCGCTGCACTCGCGCGCCTACGAGAACACCGCGCTGCCGATCGGCCATGGCCAGACCATCTCGCAGCCTTGGGTCGTCGCGCGGATGACCGAGGCGCTGCTGGAACACTTCAACGGCGGCGTCCCGCAGAAGGTACTGGAGATCGGCACCGGCTCGGGCTACCAGGCGGTGGTGCTGTCAGCGCTGGTCGGCCAGGTCTTCACGGTCGAGCGCATCGAGGAGCTGCTGCGCCAGGCGCGCCGGCGCTTCCGCCAGCTGGGCCTGGACAACGTGCGTTCGCGCCACGACGACGGCAAGCTGGGCTGGCCCGACCAGGCGCCGTTCGACGCGATCATCCTTACCGCTGCGGGCGATGCGATCCCCAGCCAGGTGCTCGAACAGCTCTCGCCCGACGGCGTGCTGGTCGCGCCGGTCGGTTCGCCCAGCAGCCAGATGCTGTTGCGCATCCGCGGCAACGGGCAGGGCGATTTCGTCCAGGAAGAACTCGGTCCGGTGAGCTTCGTGCCGCTGCTCGGCGGCATCGGTTGA
- a CDS encoding YqaA family protein, producing MRLFGTLYSRALTWARDPRAVYYLCGLSFVEAFIFPIMPEVMLAPMMLGKRQKAFFYANLSLLFSLLGSLVGYALGHWAFQALQPLLASLHLLEPIEQGVASLRAQMNQHWLGLLLVLTLAALQPVVPMKFVTWASGIVGVPVIPFLICMAVGRGKRVWLLALLIRLFGERAERLLHKHIERIGWIAIIVLALLLAWWIWLR from the coding sequence ATGCGCCTGTTTGGAACGCTCTACTCGCGTGCACTGACCTGGGCGCGCGATCCGCGGGCCGTGTATTACCTCTGCGGGTTGAGCTTCGTGGAAGCCTTCATCTTCCCGATCATGCCGGAGGTGATGCTGGCGCCGATGATGCTGGGCAAGCGGCAGAAGGCGTTCTTCTATGCCAACCTGAGCCTGCTGTTCTCGCTGCTTGGCTCGCTGGTGGGCTATGCATTGGGCCATTGGGCGTTCCAGGCATTGCAGCCGCTACTGGCATCGCTGCACCTGCTCGAACCGATCGAACAGGGTGTGGCCAGCCTGCGTGCGCAGATGAACCAGCATTGGCTGGGGTTGCTGCTGGTGCTGACGCTGGCCGCCTTGCAGCCGGTGGTGCCGATGAAGTTCGTCACCTGGGCGTCGGGCATCGTGGGCGTGCCGGTGATCCCATTCCTGATCTGCATGGCAGTGGGCCGCGGCAAGCGCGTTTGGCTGCTGGCGCTGCTGATCCGCCTGTTCGGCGAACGTGCCGAGCGGTTGCTGCACAAGCACATCGAGCGCATCGGCTGGATCGCCATCATCGTGCTGGCGCTGCTGCTGGCGTGGTGGATCTGGCTGCGGTGA